A genomic window from Prunus persica cultivar Lovell chromosome G2, Prunus_persica_NCBIv2, whole genome shotgun sequence includes:
- the LOC18785353 gene encoding probable inorganic phosphate transporter 1-2 has protein sequence MAVGKESIFSSLDNAKTQLYHYKAIVIAGMGFFTDAYDLFCITAVTKLIGRLYYYDPSTNSPGALPNQINNAITGVALFGTLAGQLFFGWLGDKLGRKKVYGITLVTMVGCALASGLSFGSSAQGVVTTLCFFRFWLGFGIGGDYPLSAVIMSEYSSQKTRGGFVAAVFAMQGIGILVAGAVAMLVSKVFLQAFPADKFNVNQVLSTQPEGDFVWRIVLMFGAVPAALTFYWRSKMPETARYTALVEGDHEKAKADMAKVLEKDIPVAAVNGDSDSKVLVDPNSSYGLFSREFLRRHGLHLLGTSSTWFLLDIAFYSLQLTQKDVYPASGLLPKASTMNAIEEVYLLSKAMLLIALAATVPGYWFTVFLIDKIGRKPIQLGGFLLMSIFMAVLGYKYGVLRGEKCKDPNSTFDFCKGRTNLFTLLFGLTLFFANFGPNSTTFIVPAELFPARFRSTCHGISAAAGKAGAILAAFVLQSYTHQLEGIRKAIIALAVVNLLGFFFTFLVPETKGRSLEEISGEDNDLGGNGVTAINNADDKATEATNVDNGKDKVADGEMEMV, from the coding sequence ATGGCAGTTGGAAAAGAATCCATCTTCTCATCTCTTGACAATGCCAAAACCCAACTCTACCATTACAAGGCAATTGTCATTGCTGGTATGGGATTTTTCACTGATGCTTATGACCTTTTCTGCATCACCGCCGTCACGAAACTTATAGGGCGCCTTTACTACTATGACCCTTCTACGAACAGTCCTGGTGCTCTGCCTAATCAGATCAACAATGCAATAACTGGGGTTGCTTTGTTTGGAACCCTAGCAGGGCAACTCTTCTTTGGCTGGCTTGGAGATAAACTTGGTAGGAAAAAAGTTTATGGTATCACCTTAGTCACTATGGTGGGCTGTGCTCTGGCCTCTGGCCTTTCCTTTGGCTCCTCTGCTCAAGGCGTTGTTACAACTCTCTGCTTTTTTCGCTTCTGGCTCGGATTTGGGATTGGAGGGGACTATCCCCTCTCAGCTGTCATAATGTCCGAATATTCCAGCCAAAAAACCCGAGGCGGGTTCGTTGCTGCTGTGTTTGCCATGCAAGGAATTGGCATATTGGTTGCAGGAGCTGTAGCCATGCTTGTGTCCAAGGTATTCTTGCAAGCTTTCCCAGCTGATAAGTTTAATGTCAATCAAGTGCTGTCTACTCAGCCAGAAGGCGATTTTGTTTGGCGGATTGTGCTCATGTTTGGTGCTGTCCCAGCTGCTCTGACCTTTTATTGGAGATCAAAAATGCCTGAAACTGCAAGGTACACTGCTTTGGTTGAAGGAGACCATGAGAAGGCTAAAGCAGATATGGCCAAAGTGCTTGAAAAAGACATTCCTGTTGCTGCTGTCAATGGAGATTCTGATTCCAAGGTCCTAGTTGATCCTAATTCCTCATATGGGCTGTTTTCTAGGGAGTTTCTTAGGAGGCATGGCCTCCATCTTCTTGGCACCTCCAGCACCTGGTTCTTGTTAGACATTGCCTTCTACAGCCTACAGCTCACTCAGAAAGATGTTTACCCTGCAAGCGGGCTTTTACCAAAGGCATCAACAATGAATGCAATAGAAGAAGTGTACTTGCTCTCCAAAGCAATGCTGTTAATAGCACTTGCGGCAACAGTTCCTGGTTACTGGTTTACTGTCTTCCTCATTGACAAGATTGGAAGAAAGCCAATCCAGCTTGGAGGGTTTTTACTGATGTCAATTTTCATGGCAGTTCTTGGATATAAATATGGGGTACTTAGGGGAGAGAAGTGTAAGgacccaaattccaccttCGACTTCTGCAAGGGTCGCACTAACTTGTTCACCCTTCTCTTTGGCCTGACCTTGTTTTTTGCAAACTTTGGACCCAACAGCACAACTTTCATTGTGCCGGCTGAGCTTTTCCCGGCAAGGTTCCGGTCCACATGCCACGGTATATCAGCTGCAGCAGGAAAAGCAGGGGCTATACTTGCTGCATTTGTGCTGCAGAGTTACACTCATCAACTCGAAGGCATCCGGAAGGCAATCATAGCGCTTGCTGTGGTTAATTTGCTTGGtttcttcttcactttcttgGTGCCAGAAACAAAGGGCAGGTCGCTTGAGGAGATTTCTGGAGAGGACAATGATCTTGGAGGCAATGGGGTCACGGCCATTAACAATGCAGATGACAAGGCAACAGAAGCTACCAATGTTGACAATGGCAAAGACAAAGTTGCAGATGGTGAAATGGAAATGGTCTAG
- the LOC18786215 gene encoding thioredoxin H4-1, with product MGSCCSMCSGHNSDEIHFEGCLASGNVHLIKTMESWEAKLSEAVKDGKIVVANFSASWCRPCIMIAPAYCELADKYPSIVFLTLDVDDLAELSTSWDIKATPTFIFLKDGRQVDKLVGSNKPELQKKTAAVAHLATKSHS from the exons ATGGGAAGTTGCTGTTCTATG TGCTCCGGGCATAATAGCGACGAGATTCATTTTGAGGGTTGTCTTGCCAGTGGAAATGTGCACCTTATAAAGACCATGGAAAGTTGGGAGGCAAAGTTATCAGAAGCAGTCAAGGATGGCAAGATT GTTGTAGCAAATTTCAGTGCATCGTGGTGTAGACCTTGTATAATGATTGCACCAGCCTACTGTGAGCTTGCTGACAAGTATCCTTCTATCGTATTTCTAACCTTGGATGTCGATGATCTTGCT GAGTTGAGTACTTCATGGGATATAAAGGCCACTCCgacatttatttttcttaaagatGGAAGACAAGTGGACAAACTTGTTGGAAGCAACAAGCCAGAGCTCCAGAAGAAGACAGCAGCTGTGGCTCATTTAGCAACCAAGTCTCATAGTTGA
- the LOC18787588 gene encoding probable inactive receptor kinase At5g58300, translating into MKLQFSIAALIFLFLIRHFPSSVIADLNSDRQALLKFAAAVGHTQKLNWNAAAPVCASWVGITCNLNKTSVTAIHLPAVGLFGSIPANSIGKLAALRVLSLHSNFLYGSLPSDILSIPSLEYLYLQHNNFSGVFPASLSPNLILLDFSFNSFSGDIPTTVQNLTRLTALSLQNNSLSGAIPNLNLPKLKLLNMSYNNFNGSIPYSLKGYPDSSFTGNPQLCGAPLKNCSKTSSSPSASPTYFPPSPTVQKNHHATLIKKLGHGYITAVAIGGSAVLVVLVLMIVICCLKRTSKEGLKGKASGDGKSEMPKDFGSGVQEAEKNKLFFFDGCYFNFDLEDLLRASAEVLGKGSYGTTYKAVLDEETTVVVKRLREVIVGKREFEQHMEVVERVGKHPNVVPPRAYYYSKDEKLLVYNYMPAGSLFAHLHGSRDAGRSPLDWDSRVKISLGVAKGIAHIHSEGAKCSHGNIKSTNVLLTQDLEACITDVGLSPLMNFPATMSRATGYRAPEATDMRKISHKSDVYSFGVLLLEMLTGKTTLQYPGHDSVIDLPRWVKSVVREEWTAEVFDLELLRQQHIEEEMVQMLQIALACVSKLPEARPSMDEVVRMIEEIRQSDTKTRPSSESEFDVQTP; encoded by the exons ATGAAGCTTCAGTTCTCCATTGCTGcacttattttccttttccttatcCGGCATTTCCCTTCCTCGGTTATTGCTGACCTGAATTCTGACAGACAAGCCCTCCTTAAGTTTGCTGCCGCTGTCGGCCATACCCAAAAGCTCAACTGGAACGCTGCTGCACCAGTTTGTGCCTCTTGGGTAGGAATCACTTGCAATCTAAACAAAACTAGTGTCACTGCCATCCATCTTCCAGCTGTTGGACTCTTTGGCTCCATCCCAGCCAACAGTATAGGCAAGCTTGCTGCTCTTAGAGTCCTGAGCCTTCACTCCAATTTCCTCTATGGAAGTCTTCCTTCTGATATCCTATCCATTCCTTCTTTGGAGTATCTTTACCTCCAACACAATAACTTCTCTGGTGTGTTTCCTGCCTCTCTGTCCCCCAACCTCATTTTGTTAGACTTCTCCTTTAACTCCTTTTCTGGAGACATTCCAACAACAGTTCAGAATCTGACACGCCTCACCGCATTGAGCCTCCAAAATAATTCCCTCTCTGGAGCCATACCTAATCTGAACCTCCCAAAGCTTAAGCTTTTGAATATGAGCTATAACAACTTCAATGGATCAATTCCATATTCCCTAAAAGGTTACCCTGATTCTTCATTTACTGGGAATCCTCAGTTATGTGGGGCACCTCTCAAAAATTGTTCCAAGACCTCCTCTTCACCTTCTGCTTCCCCTACTTACTTTCCACCCTCACCAACAGTCCAGAAAAATCACCATGCTACCCTCATCAAAAAACTTGGCCATGGTTATATTACTGCTGTGGCAATTGGGGGCTCTGCAGTGTTGGTTGTTTTAGTCCTGATGATTGTCATATGCTGTTTGAAAAGGACTAGCAAAGAAGGGCTGAAAGGGAAGGCCTCTGGTGATGGAAAGAGTGAGATGCCTAAAGATTTTGGGAGTGGAGTGCAAGAGGCAGAGAAGAACAAATTGTTCTTCTTTGATGGATGCTATTTCAACTTTGATCTTGAGGATCTACTGAGGGCATCGGCTGAAGTTCTTGGTAAAGGAAGTTATGGGACAACTTATAAAGCTGTTTTGGATGAGGAAACAACAGTTGTGGTGAAGAGGCTAAGGGAAGTTATTGTGGGTAAGAGGGAGTTTGAGCAGCATATGGAGGTGGTGGAGAGAGTTGGGAAGCACCCAAATGTTGTGCCTCCGCGCGCTTATTATTACTCCAAGGATGAGAAGCTTTTGGTCTACAACTACATGCCAGCAGGAAGCTTGTTTGCACACTTGCATG GAAGCAGGGATGCTGGAAGGTCTCCACTAGACTGGGATTCAAGAGTAAAGATTTCTCTTGGAGTTGCCAAGGGAATTGCCCACATTCATTCTGAGGGTGCTAAATGCAGCCATGGCAACATAAAGTCCACCAATGTCCTCCTAACCCAAGACCTTGAAGCTTGCATCACTGATGTTGGGTTGAGTCCTCTAATGAACTTCCCTGCAACCATGTCACGAGCCACTGGATATCGTGCTCCTGAGGCAACCGACATGCGGAAAATCTCTCATAAATCTGATGTTTACAGCTTCGGCGTGCTCCTCCTCGAAATGCTGACTGGCAAAACCACACTTCAATATCCAGGACATGACAGTGTGATTGATCTCCCAAGGTGGGTAAAGTCTGTCGTGCGTGAAGAATGGACAGCTGAGGTTTTTGATCTGGAGCTGCTAAGACAACAACACATTGAAGAAGAGATGGTGCAGATGCTTCAGATTGCATTGGCATGTGTATCAAAGTTGCCCGAGGCACGCCCCAGCATGGATGAAGTTGTTAGAATGATAGAGGAAATTCGGCAATCTGACACGAAAACTAGGCCATCCTCTGAGTCTGAGTTTGACGTGCAAACCCCGTGA
- the LOC18787076 gene encoding uncharacterized protein LOC18787076: protein MSKPSSRIIQGLLRFHHNQIAKPSSPLTSSRRTYHSNNGPLPQFPSHPKPVVGGGGSSSGPGLGLGLGLRFFSFKPPNFSKVNAKKVFDKPLSAATSAFSRYQEAIGLQIEAFWKRNNLVLLGVGALVVCALLWRVMFGIASTFVGLSEGMAKYGFLALSSAIVAFAGLHIRSRFTINPDKVYRIAMRRLNTSAGILEVMGAPLSGSDLRAYVMSGGGVTLKKFKPTFRSKRCFLIFPVRGSERKGLVSVEVKKKKGQYDMKLLAVDIPMASGPDQRLFLIGDEEEYKVGGGLIAELRDPVVKAMAATKEFDSLDQIEEEEDAERELQEAERKHREEIEKLEKDGSQ, encoded by the exons atgtcAAAACCCTCGTCTCGAATCATCCAAGGTCTGCTCAGATTTCACCACAATCAAATCGCAAAACCCTCGTCCCCACTCACCAGTTCCAGGAGGACCTACCACTCCAACAATGGGCCTCTTCCCCAATTCCCCTCTCACCCAAAACCAGTCGTCGGCGGCGGTGGCAGCTCCTCCGGGCCGGGGCTGGGCCTAGGCCTTGGCCTGAGGTTCTTCTCCTTCAAGCCACCGAATTTCAGCAAAGTCAATGCGAAGAAGGTGTTCGATAAGCCGCTCTCCGCCGCCACCTCGGCTTTCTCGCGGTACCAGGAGGCCATAGGGTTGCAGATTGAGGCGTTCTGGAAGAGGAACAATCTGGTGCTCTTGGGCGTTGGAGCACTAGTGGTGTGTGCTTTGCTATGGAGGGTCATGTTTGGGATTGCTAGCACCTTCGTTGGACTCTCTGAAGGGATGGCCAAGTATGGCTTTCTTGCCCTTTCTTCTGCCATTGTCGCCTTCGCT GGCCTTCATATCCGCTCAAGATTCACAATCAATCCTGATAAAGTTTATAGAATTGCCATGAGGAGGCTTAACACTTCTGCTGGGATTCTTGAGGTTATGGGTGCCCCTCTCTCAGGATCAGACCTAAGAGCCTATGTCATGTCCGGAGGTGGGGTTACACTAAAGAAGTTCAAGCCAACTTTTAGGAGCAAGCGGTGTTTCCTCATTTTCCCAGTACGAGGCTCTGAGAGAAAGGGTCTGGTCAGTGTCgaagtaaagaagaaaaaaggccAG TATGATATGAAGCTACTGGCAGTTGACATTCCCATGGCATCAGGGCCTGACCAGCGCTTATTTCTGATTGGTGATGAAGAAGAGTACAAAGTTGGTGGTGGACTGATAGCTGAGCTGAGAGATCCGGTTGTGAAAGCAATGGCTGCAACCAAGGAGTTTGATAGTCTTGATCAGattgaagaagaggaggatgCTGAAAGAGAACTTCAGGAGGCAGAAAGAAAGCACCGCGAAGAAATTGAGAAGCTTGAAAAGGATGGGTCACAGTGA